TGGCCGCGCTTCGCCGCGATGCCGAGCGCGGAGTTTTCCGTCTTGGTGAGCGCATTCACCTTCGCGCCGGACTGCAGCAGCAGCGCCATCATCTCCGTGTTCCCCGTCTTTGCCGATTGCATGAGGGGCGTGGTTCCATCGGGCTGCTCCCGCAGTACGTCGGCCTGGGCCGCGATCAGGACTTTCGCCATCCGGACATCCTGCCGTGCGATCGCCTGCATGAGGGGGCACCGCTCCGATGCATCCGTGCGCGACAGGTCGCTGATCGGGGCGAGGAAGGCCGCCATCTCGTACTGCGCATGCCGGACCGCCTCCATGAGCGGCGTGGTGCGATCGATCGTGTGTGCATCGGGGTTGGCGCGGTCGGTCCTCGGGCGCAGGCTGCCCAGGTAACCCTGGCGTGCGGGCATCAGCAGTCGGGCAATGCCCACGCGGCCCTTTCGGGCGGCCTCGTGCAATGCGGTGGTTCCGTCGTGACTTGCCACTGCGACGTTCGCGCCGGCGGACCGCAGCATTTTCACGATGGCCTCCTGCCCGTTGGCCGCCGCGGCCATCAGCGGCGTCCGGCCGGTGTTCGATGCCGTGTCCAGCGCGCCGCGGTCTTTGCGGTTCTGGGTGAGCGTCTGTACCAGGATGCCTACCGATGCCACGTCGCCCGCCTGCGCCGCCAGGTACAGGACCGTTTCGCCCTGGCGATTGCGGGTGCCGAGGGCCGCTCCGGCCCCCAGGAGATGGCTGACCGTCTGGGTGCGTCCATGCCGCGCCGCCTGCAGCAGCGGGGTATCGCCCCGTGCGTTGGTGGACTGCAGCAGGGCCGGCGTCGTCAGCAACGACACCACGGCATTGGCCCCTGCGGCGGCAGCGTGGTGCAGCAGGGTGTTGCCGTCCGCATCCTTCCATGACGCGGGCATGGGCAGGCCGACCAGCCAGCTGGCGGTGGCCGCGTCGCCGGCCGCCAGGCTCTGAGCGACGGCTGCGGGGCGGTCTTCCTCCGCGAGCTTCTCGACCTCTTCCACGGCCATGCCTGCCAGGGCCGATTCGATGGATGGCGACGAGGCGCGGTAGCGCTGCAGCGCGGGATGCATGAGCGCCGCCTGCCACGGGGTGCCGCTGGCGGATGCCGCCGAGCGGATGAGGGGCCAGACCCTCGCAGGGTCGAGGCCGCGCAGTTCCTCGGGGTCTTTCGTGGCGGCGAGGGCGTGCATCAGCAGTTCGGACGACCACTCGGCCGCCGGGGGAAGATCGGGCACCCGCACGCTGCGATAACCGACATCGCCGGCACGGGTCGTTTCCTTCACGTAGAAGTCGCCTGTGCCGATCCGCTTGATCCTGCGCATGCCGTCCTGCGTCTTCGAAGTGTCGATGACGGCGCACTTTTCCTTCTCGATCAGCCCCTGCGTCTTCATGTTCTTCGCGATGGTGCGCATGAGCAGCGCAGGGTCCGCGATGACCGAATAGGGCGCCTCTTCGCTGCCGGTGGGCTCGTGCCCGGAGATGACGACAGCGGCCGGGATCGGTCCGAAGCGGCTCTGCAGGCCGGTTTCGAGGTGGTCGCGGTATTCGGCATGCAGCCGGTAGGCCGTCTCCTCCGTCAGCGCGCAGCCCAGGTGCGGCCGGAAGTGCTCCTGCAGTTCGGCCAGGCACTCTTCGGCCAGGTTGCGCACCAAAGCGTCGGGCGCCACGCGCGCCTCGGCGAAAGCCAGCGCGTCGGCCGCATGGGCGTTGACGGTCGGCCTGTCGACGAACTGGTCATCGCGCCCGGCGACCTGGAACTTCTTCGCCAGCAGATTGCGGTAGCCGTTCACATAGTGGATCTCGTTGATCTCGTAATGCTCGCTGTCGCCGTGCCGAGCCTGGCTGAAGTCCCGCAAGGCCTGGTCCAGCATGCCTTCCCAGACCTTCTGGGCGTGGGTGTGCAGCCCCTTGTTCAGGGTCAGTTCCTGCACGGCCATGACCAGGTTGGCGAGGCTGCCCTCGGAGCAGACCTGCAGCCCCTCCGCCAGGTTCTCGAGGATGTCGATGCGGGTCGACAGCGGCGTCGCTTCGTCGGTGATGGCCACGCACAGGGTGTCCAGCGACGCCTTGCCCTCGCCATAGAGACGCGTCACGTGGCCGGAGAAAAACCCGTCGGCACCCTCGCGCACGCGTTGGTGGAACGTGTCCAGGGCGTGGGCGGCCTGCTGTGCCCTGGCCGGGGACGGATGGTTGTCGCGGAGGAAACGCTGGAGCGTCTCGATACCGGTCCGGTACTGCTGGATGAGCTGCTTGCCGCGCGCCGATTTCTCGAAGGCGCGCACGGAAGATCCGTCGCGTCGGCGTTCGTAGCGTACGGCGGTCTGTTCGGGGTAGGGCTGCGCAGGCGCATCGGTGCGCGCTTGCGGACGAAAGAGGGGGGTGATCCGCATGGAAGCTCCTGGTGCCCCGACGGTAGAGGCACCGGATGCCGGGGGCGTGCGCGGATCCGAAGCGAGTGCCTGAATGGCGATGGGGCACTCAACGGACCGCGAACGGCGGGCAGATGACCAGCGTCAGCTTCCCGTACGGGGTTCCCGAGGACGCGTGGCTCCTTCGGTCTTCTGGAAGGCTGCGAGCAATTCCAACACTTCCGGGTGACCCTCCGACCGGGCGATTCTCCGGGCCTGCTCCAGGCCCTCCCGGGCACCGGCCTGCAGTAGCAGCTTCACCACGGCAGTATGGCCCTTGGCCGCGGCCATCACCAGCGCCGTGTCTCCGTTGAAGGCGCGGTCTTCCACGCCGCAGATTTTGCGGCGCAGCAGCAGTTCGACCATGTCGGCATGCCCGTTGGCCGCCGCATACACGACGGGGCTCGTGTGGTCGTCTTCGGTGGGTTTCCACCGCAGATCTTTCGGGGCGTTCCTGCGCAGCAGGGCATCGACGGTCTCGACGTGGCCATTGCTCACGGCCTCCTGGAACGGCTTCCGGTGAATGCTGACGAGGTATTCCCGGGGATTTGCGTCCAGCAGCAGTTCGAGCGCGGCCGTGTGGCCACGGCCGGCCGCGGCGATGATGTCCCCCTCGTCCGGCTTTCCGCCGGACTTCAGCAGCAGGTCCACCATCTCCGGTTGGCCCGTGATGGCCGCGTTTCTCAGCGGGTTGGCGCCTATCAAAGAGCCCTTGACCCTGGCCCCGGCGCCGATCAGGAACTCGGCAGCGCGCATGTTCTTCTGGTTCACTGCGCGCGCCAATGCTCCGTTCATGTCCCAATCGGGCTGTGAGAGGTTGCTCTTCGGGGCCAGCAGGGCCGCCATCTCGTAATGGCCGCGATCGAGCGCCTCCATGAGCGGCGTGACTCCACCGTGGAGGATTCCCGTGAAGGCTTTGGGATCGGCGCGGGCGTCCAGGAGCATCCGGGCGCAATCCATGCGGCCGTGGCGCGCGGCCTCGTGCAGGGCCGTGGTGCCGTCGCTGCTGTAGGCATTGACGTTGGCGCCGGCGCTGTGCAGCATCTTCACGATGGCGGTCTGGCCGGAAGCCGCGGCGACCATCAAGGGCGTGCGCCCCGTCCGAGATGCCGCATTGAGCATGCTGCGGGCCTTGGCATTCTGGAGACTGGCTTGCACCAGTACCCCCACCGAGGCCGCATCGCCTGCCTGCACGGCGAGGTAGAGCGCCGTCTCACCCTTCTGGTTGGATTTGCCGATATCGGCCTTGGCCTGCAGAAGCTGGTGCACCGTCGTGGTCCGGCCGTAGCGTGCGGCATGCAGGAGCGGGGTATCGCCCCGGGCGTTGGTGGTCTCGAGCAGCGCCGGTGTCATGAGCATCGAAACGAGGGAATCGGCCCCCGCGGCGACTGCGTGGTGCAGCAGGGTGTTCTTGTTGGCGTCCACCCACGATGAGGGCATGGGCAGTGTGGCCAGCCAGCTGGCGGTGGCGGTGTCGCCGGCCATGAGGCTCTTGGCCACGGCGGCGGGCCGTTCGGCTTCGGGCAGGTTGTCTACCTCTTCCACGGCCTTGTTCACCAGGAACGATTCGATCGCCGGAGAGGCGGCCCGGTAACGCTGCAGCGCGGGGTGCATCAACGTGGCCTGCCATGAAGCGCCGCCTTGCTCCGCCGACGAGCGGATCAGCGCCCAGACCCGCTCGGGGTCGAGGCTGCGCAGTTCTTCGGGATCCTTCGTGACGGTGAGCGCATTCATGAGCAGCGCGGAGGACCACTCGCCGTCCGCAGGCAGATCGGACACCCGGACGTCGCGGTAGCCGGCCTCGCCTTCGGTGGTCGTCTCTTTGACGTAGAAGGCCCCGTCCGTGATCTGCTTGATCTTCCGGTTGCCTTCCTCGGTCGATGCGGTGTCGATGGCGGCGAATTTCTCCTTTTCCAGCAGCCCCTGCGTTTTCATGTTCTTCGCGATGGAGCGCATGAGCAGTGCCGGGTTCATGACGATGGAGTACGGCGCGTCCTCGTCGCCGGTGGGCTCGTGCTCGGAGATGACGACCATGCCTGGAATCGGGCCGAACCGGCTCTGCAGCCCCGCTTCCACGTTGTTCTCGTATTCGGTGCGCAGCTTGAATGCAGTCTCCAGCGTCAATGGGCGGCCCAGGTGCTCCCGGAAGTGCTCGTGGATTTCCGACAGGCAGGTCTCGGCGAGGTGGCTCACCAACTGCTCGGGGTTGACGCGGGCCCGCACGAACCCTGCGGCTTCTTCGGCATGGTTGCTGACGGCCTGCTGGTCGACGAAGCTGTCGCTGCGTTCGGCAACCTTGAATTCGTCCGCGAGGAAATTGCGGTAGCCGTTCACGTAATGGATTTCGTTGCCCGCATAGTGCTCGACACGGCCGTGCTTCGACTGGCTGAAATCGCGCACGGCCTGGTCCAGCATGTTCTCCCAGGTCTTGCGTGCATGGGAGTGCAGGCCCTTGGCGAGGTTCATGTCCTGGACGGCCATGATCAGGTTGGACGTGGTGCCTTCGGAGCAGACCAGCAGCCCTTCGGCGAGGTTTTCGATGATCTCCATGCGCGTCGACAGCGGAATGGCTTCGTCGGCCATGGCCACGCACAGCGCGTCCAGCGACGCCTTGCCTTCGCCGTACAGGCGTGCGATTTGCGTGGAGAAATGCCCGTCGATCCCTGCCTCCACCCGGCTGCGGAACACGTCCAGCGCATCCGCGGACTGCTGCGAGGTAGCGGAGGGGTGCTCGTGCAGAAAGGCTTTCAGCTTGCCGATGCCGGCCCGGTACTGGGTCATCAGCTGTTTGCCCCGCTCCGATTTCTCGAAGGCGCGTACGGAGGTGCCGTCCTGCCGCGGATCGTAGCGGACGGCTTTTTGCGCAGGGTAGGGTTCCGCAGCGGTATCCGCGCGCGGTGGGCGGTGGAAAAGGGGGGTGACTTGCATGGGCGCTCCGGGGATCGAACGACGATAGGAGCGTCTTCCGCAGGTGCCACGCGCGCACCCGAAGCGATTGCCCGGCTGGCGCAGGGGCGTTTTTGCGCCATGGTGCCGCGCTGCGGGGCGCAGGCCTGCGCCAAGGAAAAAGCCATCGGCCGGGAGGGCGGATGGCTTTCTTTGTGTGCCGTGGAACGGCGCGAGGGTGCGGCTTCGGGGCCGCCTGGCGGTCTGGGGCCTGGCCTACAGCCCGGCCGCTGCGCGCAGCGCGGTGGCCTTGTGGTCTGCGTTCACATCGCTGCGCGATATGAACTCCGCCCCAAAGCCCAAGGCTTGGCCTAGACCCAAGCGCCGGGCCTCACAGCCCGGCCGCTGCGCGCAGCGCGGTGGCGTTGTGGTCTACGTTCACATCGCTGCGCGATATGAACTCCGCCCCAAAGCCCAAGGCTTGGCCTAGACCCAAGCGCCGGGCCTCACAGCCCGGCCGCTGCGCGCAGCGCTTGGGCCTTGTCCGTCTTTTCCCAGGTGAACTCGGGTTCTTCGCGGCCGAAGTGGCCGTAGGCGGCGGTCTTCTCGTAGATGGGGCGCAGCAGGTCGAGCATCTGGATGATGCCCTTGGGGCGCAGGTCGAAGTGCTCCTGCACCAGTGCGGCGATGCGGTCGTCGGGGATCACGCCCGTGCCTTCGGTGTAGACCGTGACGTTGATCGGGCGGGCCACGCCGATGGCGTAGCTCACCTGGATCTGGCACTGGCGCGCGAGGCCGGCGGCCACGATGTTCTTGGCCACGTAGCGTGCGGCGTAGGCGGCCGAGCGGTCGACCTTCGTCGGGTCCTTGCCGCTGAAGGCGCCGCCGCCGTGCGGGCAGGCGCCGCCGTAGGTGTCCACGATGATCTTGCGGCCCGTGAGGCCGCAGTCGCCCTGCGGGCCGCCGATGACGAAGCGGCCCGTGGGGTTGATGAGGTACTTCGTGTCCTGCAGCCATTCCTTGGGCAGCACGGGCTTGATGATCTCCTCGATCACCGCCTCGATGAAGCTGGCCTTCATCTTGGTGGGCGTCTCGGACTGGTCGGGATGGTGCTGGGTGGAGAGCACCACGGTATCGATGCTGTGGGGCTTGCCGTCCACGTAGCGCAGGGTCACCTGGCTCTTGGCGTCGGGGCGCAGGAAGGGCAGGCGGCCGTCCTTGCGCAGCTGGGCCTGGCGCTCCACGAGGCGGTGGGCGTAGTAGATGGGCGCGGGCATCAGCTCGGGCGTCTCGTCGCAGGCGTAGCCGAACATCAGGCCCTGGTCGCCGGCACCGGTGTTGAGGTGGTCGTCGCTCGCGTGGTCCACGCCCTGGGCGATGTCGTTGGACTGCTTGTCGTAGGCCACGAGGACCGCGCAGCCCTTGTAGTCGATGCCGTAGTCGGTGTTGTCGTAGCCGATGCGCTTGATGGTGTCGCGCGCCACCTGGATGTAGTCGACGTGCGCGTTGGTGGTGATCTCGCCGGCGAGCACGACCAGGCCCGTGTTGGTCAGCGTCTCGGCGGCCACGCGGCTGCGGGGGTCTTCGCGGAAGATCGCGTCGAGGATGGCGTCGGAGATCTGGTCCGCCACCTTGTCGGGGTGGCCCTCGGACACCGATTCCGACGTGAAGAGAAAGTCGTTCGCCATTTGAATAAACTCCTGTGCTTTTTTGGCATTTTGGGCGTTGCCCTCAGCCTGGGGAGCCTTGGCGAACGCTTTAGCAGAGTTGTTTAACGTCGCCCTGCAAGTTGCTCTGTTTAACTCAGCGACCGCGCCATTCTACTGATACGGACCTGTCTCCGATGCCCGCCCTGTTCCAGTTCTTCGCCCGCCTGCCGCTGCCCGTGCTCCATGCGCTGGGTGCGCTGCTGGGCTGGATCGCCTACCTCGCCTCGCCCACCTACCGGCGCCGCTTCAACGCCAATGCCGCGCAGGCGGGCTACCCGTTCGCGCGCGTGCGCGCCGCCGTGGGGCATGCGGGGCGCATGGTGACCGAGCTGCCGCGCCTGTGGCTGCGCGCCGATGCGCCGCCCTACCGCATCGAGGGGGGCGAGTGCGTCGAGGCGGCCTGGGCGGCCGGCCGCGGCATCGTCTTCCTTACGCCGCACATGGGCTGCTTCGAGCTGTCGGTGCAGGCGGCCGCGCTGCGCTGGAGCCCCGCGCACGGGCCCATCACCATCCTCTACCGGCCCGCGCGACAGCCCTGGCTGGCCGAGATGATGCGCACCGCGCGCGACCGGCCCGGCATCCGCGCCGTGCCCACGGCGCTCATGGGCGTGCGGCAGATGATCAAGGCGCTGCGCCGCGGCGAGGCCGTGGGCCTGCTGCCCGACCAGGTGCCGCCCGAGGGGCAGGGCCTGTGGGCGCCGTTCTTCGGCCAGCCGGCCTACACCATGACGCTGGCCGCGCGCCTCGTGCAGCAGACGGGCGCCACCCCGATCCTCGTGCGCTGCGAACGCCTGCCGCGCGGCCGCGGCTACGTCGTGCATTTCGGGCCGCTGCCCGAGCCGCTCTCCGATTCCCTCGAAACCGCCACCGTGCAGATCAACCAATCCATGGAACGCACCATCCGCCAGTCGCCCGACCAATACCTCTGGGGCTACGGCCGTTACAAGCAGCCGCGCGCCGAGCCGCACGCCGCCCAGCCGCCCGCCACGCCCGGAGACCGCGCATGACGGCGGGGCGCTTCAACGTCGCGCTGATGCGGGTGCTCGCGCGGCTGCCGCTGCCGGTGCTGCGCGGCCTGGGCTGGCTGCTGGGGCAGGTGCTCTACGTGCTGGCCAGGCCGCG
The DNA window shown above is from Acidovorax sp. NCPPB 4044 and carries:
- a CDS encoding ankyrin repeat domain-containing protein → MRITPLFRPQARTDAPAQPYPEQTAVRYERRRDGSSVRAFEKSARGKQLIQQYRTGIETLQRFLRDNHPSPARAQQAAHALDTFHQRVREGADGFFSGHVTRLYGEGKASLDTLCVAITDEATPLSTRIDILENLAEGLQVCSEGSLANLVMAVQELTLNKGLHTHAQKVWEGMLDQALRDFSQARHGDSEHYEINEIHYVNGYRNLLAKKFQVAGRDDQFVDRPTVNAHAADALAFAEARVAPDALVRNLAEECLAELQEHFRPHLGCALTEETAYRLHAEYRDHLETGLQSRFGPIPAAVVISGHEPTGSEEAPYSVIADPALLMRTIAKNMKTQGLIEKEKCAVIDTSKTQDGMRRIKRIGTGDFYVKETTRAGDVGYRSVRVPDLPPAAEWSSELLMHALAATKDPEELRGLDPARVWPLIRSAASASGTPWQAALMHPALQRYRASSPSIESALAGMAVEEVEKLAEEDRPAAVAQSLAAGDAATASWLVGLPMPASWKDADGNTLLHHAAAAGANAVVSLLTTPALLQSTNARGDTPLLQAARHGRTQTVSHLLGAGAALGTRNRQGETVLYLAAQAGDVASVGILVQTLTQNRKDRGALDTASNTGRTPLMAAAANGQEAIVKMLRSAGANVAVASHDGTTALHEAARKGRVGIARLLMPARQGYLGSLRPRTDRANPDAHTIDRTTPLMEAVRHAQYEMAAFLAPISDLSRTDASERCPLMQAIARQDVRMAKVLIAAQADVLREQPDGTTPLMQSAKTGNTEMMALLLQSGAKVNALTKTENSALGIAAKRGHAEAVRLLLAAGAKPDAGNDRELTPLMYAAREGHTDVLRVLLAREDVEELDWSSEYDESALMLAAMSGHADAVQLLLDAGARTGLKRSLGIAGEARDYAVLNVLERAQRADRAPRRAAP
- a CDS encoding ankyrin repeat domain-containing protein → MQVTPLFHRPPRADTAAEPYPAQKAVRYDPRQDGTSVRAFEKSERGKQLMTQYRAGIGKLKAFLHEHPSATSQQSADALDVFRSRVEAGIDGHFSTQIARLYGEGKASLDALCVAMADEAIPLSTRMEIIENLAEGLLVCSEGTTSNLIMAVQDMNLAKGLHSHARKTWENMLDQAVRDFSQSKHGRVEHYAGNEIHYVNGYRNFLADEFKVAERSDSFVDQQAVSNHAEEAAGFVRARVNPEQLVSHLAETCLSEIHEHFREHLGRPLTLETAFKLRTEYENNVEAGLQSRFGPIPGMVVISEHEPTGDEDAPYSIVMNPALLMRSIAKNMKTQGLLEKEKFAAIDTASTEEGNRKIKQITDGAFYVKETTTEGEAGYRDVRVSDLPADGEWSSALLMNALTVTKDPEELRSLDPERVWALIRSSAEQGGASWQATLMHPALQRYRAASPAIESFLVNKAVEEVDNLPEAERPAAVAKSLMAGDTATASWLATLPMPSSWVDANKNTLLHHAVAAGADSLVSMLMTPALLETTNARGDTPLLHAARYGRTTTVHQLLQAKADIGKSNQKGETALYLAVQAGDAASVGVLVQASLQNAKARSMLNAASRTGRTPLMVAAASGQTAIVKMLHSAGANVNAYSSDGTTALHEAARHGRMDCARMLLDARADPKAFTGILHGGVTPLMEALDRGHYEMAALLAPKSNLSQPDWDMNGALARAVNQKNMRAAEFLIGAGARVKGSLIGANPLRNAAITGQPEMVDLLLKSGGKPDEGDIIAAAGRGHTAALELLLDANPREYLVSIHRKPFQEAVSNGHVETVDALLRRNAPKDLRWKPTEDDHTSPVVYAAANGHADMVELLLRRKICGVEDRAFNGDTALVMAAAKGHTAVVKLLLQAGAREGLEQARRIARSEGHPEVLELLAAFQKTEGATRPREPRTGS
- the metK gene encoding methionine adenosyltransferase; translated protein: MANDFLFTSESVSEGHPDKVADQISDAILDAIFREDPRSRVAAETLTNTGLVVLAGEITTNAHVDYIQVARDTIKRIGYDNTDYGIDYKGCAVLVAYDKQSNDIAQGVDHASDDHLNTGAGDQGLMFGYACDETPELMPAPIYYAHRLVERQAQLRKDGRLPFLRPDAKSQVTLRYVDGKPHSIDTVVLSTQHHPDQSETPTKMKASFIEAVIEEIIKPVLPKEWLQDTKYLINPTGRFVIGGPQGDCGLTGRKIIVDTYGGACPHGGGAFSGKDPTKVDRSAAYAARYVAKNIVAAGLARQCQIQVSYAIGVARPINVTVYTEGTGVIPDDRIAALVQEHFDLRPKGIIQMLDLLRPIYEKTAAYGHFGREEPEFTWEKTDKAQALRAAAGL
- a CDS encoding lysophospholipid acyltransferase family protein → MPALFQFFARLPLPVLHALGALLGWIAYLASPTYRRRFNANAAQAGYPFARVRAAVGHAGRMVTELPRLWLRADAPPYRIEGGECVEAAWAAGRGIVFLTPHMGCFELSVQAAALRWSPAHGPITILYRPARQPWLAEMMRTARDRPGIRAVPTALMGVRQMIKALRRGEAVGLLPDQVPPEGQGLWAPFFGQPAYTMTLAARLVQQTGATPILVRCERLPRGRGYVVHFGPLPEPLSDSLETATVQINQSMERTIRQSPDQYLWGYGRYKQPRAEPHAAQPPATPGDRA